The window CCCTGCAGAGCGCCTTGAATCATGATTTAAATGCTCGGGGCGGTCGTCCAAAGGTGCAAACGCATGCGTATCATGGGGCAAGTTTTTGCCCTCATCAAATGGCGTAGTATTATCGCCGGTAGATACAAAAAGCAAATGATCGGGCCCAAACGCTATTGAGCCGCCGGTATGACAGCAAATTTCACGTTGAGAGTACAGTTGTAATACAATTTTTTCTGATTTATTGTCGATAGTATCGCCTGTAAGCGTAAATCGCGATAAACGGTTTACCGAAGTATCGGCCGGACTGTAATAAATATATACATAGTGGTTGGTTTTAAAATCCGGATCGGCCTGGATGCCTAAAACGCCCTCTTCGGCATTTACGCCTTTAGTGTGCAGCGTTTTAAAATAAGCGTTCAGGAAACCAACCTGTTTTATGGTTTTGGTGGCGTTTTTAAACAGCATGATTTCGCCCCGGCGCTGGGTTACTAAAATATCCAGGTTGGGCAAAATGGTCATTTCCGTAGGCTCGTAAAAAGTACCCTGAATAAGGGATGTTCTTACAAAACGGTTTTCCTCGGGCACACGCAACGTGGTACATTTGGAATAATCGAGTTTTTTATTATCGCCAATGGCATATTTAATACCGCCCAGCAGGTGGCCTAAATATACAGGGTCGCTGTACGATTCGTCGGTATGACCAAGTTCGGTATAAAAAGCGCGTCCGTTTTCAAAGTCGTGGTACCAGGCCATTGGGTGGTTATCGCCGTTGATGCCACCTTTGTAGCTGTTTTCGTCAATTTTAATTAGCACATGCAGATTTTTGCTGATCTTTTTAAAGTTGTACCACTCGTCAGTCCTTTTCCATTCATCGGGCAAAGCGCGGGTTGAGGGATGATTTTTATCCACCACTTTTAATATGGCCTCCTGCATAGCAGGGTGGCTGTCAAAGTAGGCGCCCACCAAACGGCCGTACCATTGCCAATCATATTCGGCATCGGCGGCGGCATGTACACCAACAAAATTGCCGCCTGCCTGCATATAGCGTTCCAGGTCGGCCTGTTGGTAATTGTTAAGCATATAGCCGGTAGTGCTTAAAAACACAACTGCAGTGTATTGGCTAAGATTGGTTTCGCTGATTTTTGCAGCGTTGGATGTGGTATCAACCGAGAAATTGTTTTCGGCGCCCAGTTTTATAATAGCTGCAGAACCTGCCGCAATGGATGCATGGTGATAACCGGATGTTTTAGTGAATACCAGAATTTTGGGCTTAACAACTATTTTGCTGAAGTTGAATACAAGCACAGACAGTGACAGCAGTAATGAAATTTTTAATCGCATAGAAAATATTGAGAGGTTTTATGGGTACTTGCCTGGGTTTTTGATTTGTGGCTAAAATCGGCTGAATATAGACATTTCCATCGATTGCGTAACTTTAGTATCGCAAATATTACAAGTTAATAACAAGGTGGTTTGGCTGGATAAAATGAGTGTTTGTACAACAATTAAAAAAAGGAAACGTCGTTTGAGTAAAAAAATAAGGCGCTTTTTTAAAAATTAACCGTGCTTATTTCTCCACCTGAGCAAGCCAGTCTGATATCACTTTTTTCATGCCAGCCTCTTTGCTTTTTAAATCATCCATATCCTTAATATATAAAAGTCGGCGGCCATCCGCATAGTCGCCCTCTAAAAGTCCTGTGTTATCAATAACTTTTGCCCCGCTGGGAAAAACCAGCAAAATGCGTTTATGCAGGTTCATCACCATGATATACCTTTTATATTCTTTGGGGTTAAAGGGCTTCATTTCGCCAGTGTACAAAAAGCTGGGGGCGTTCCATTTTATCTCTTCGCCAATTTCAGGGTTCACGCTTAAAACTATCTGCCTGATGGCCTGTACAATTTGGGCAACCGGGGCGTCCAGTTTTTCAATGTATTCGGTTACCTGTTGGCTGTTTGTTTTGGGTGGTAATTTGGCCATGGTTATTTGCAGGTTATTAAGGTTATACAAATATGTTGAATATCGGGGAGGATTGAAAGCGGATGCCCACTAAACGGCTAAGCCATTTTTAGCTCCTTTAACCCTTAATTTGGCTCAGAAACTACATTTTACAGTTGCGGCTTCAGGGTTGACGGCTGATAATTCTTCGGGTGTAATGAAGCTCAGTGGTTGAGTGTTCTTACCCATGCTAATATCCTTGAAGTTTATGCTAATAAAGCGGGTTGTAATAAAAAAAATTATCTTTATGATTGTGACCGGCTTTGGGCTTATTGTGCATAAAGCAAGCGTTACAGCAAATAAATAAGGTATTGCATTTTACCAATTGATGCATTATTGATTTTTTACTAACAAATAACCTATGTTTTTAAGATGAAAAATTACGTTTTATTATTGCTAAGCTGGATGTTTGTTTTACTGGCAGCACCGGTTGCGTTTGCCCAAAAAAAGTTTAATGGTCTTGATGTTGGCCTGGGTAACCTGTACCGCACCAGCGATGCCAAAACCCGGTCGATTAGTCCGGAAAATTTTAACGGCGAGAAAGGCAAAGGCGGCATGGCCACCACTGGCACGGGTGCCAATGCCTCGCGCGATTTGGGTCAGACCTGGAAGGTGAGCCCAAGCGTAGTTATCAAAAAACACAGCACATTTACCATTGCCGAAATTAACGAAAGCGGTGCCATTCAGCATATTTGGATGACGCCTACAGGTAACTGGCGTTATAGCATCCTTCGTTTTTACTGGGACGATGAAACCACTCCCGCTGTTGAAGTGCCCGTTGGCGACTTTTTTTGTATGGGCTGGGGTAAGTATTCGCCCCTGGCCAGTTTAGCGGTGGCTGTTAACCCGGGCAGTGCCTTTAACTGTTACTGGCCAATGCCGTTCCGCAAAAAATGCCGCATCACCATGGAAAACATTGATGATAACGATATGGTGCTCTATTACCAGGTTGATTATACGCTGACAGATATCCCCGATGACGCGGGTTACTTTCATGCGCAGTTTCGCCGTACCAATCCCCTGCCGTATAAAAAAGATTATGTTTTGGTGGATAGTATTGTAGGTAAAGGACAGTATGTGGGCACTTATTTAGCTTACGGCAGTCACAAAAACGGCTGGTGGGGCGAGGGCGAGATTAAGTTTTTCATGGATGGCGATACCAAATTCCCTACTATAAACGGCACCGGTACCGAGGATTATTTTTGCGGATCATATGACTTTGATACCCGGCATAAAGATGCCAACGGCAAAGAAAAGAACGAAACCGAATATACCGAATTTAACACACCCTACAGCGGCCTTGCCCAGGTAATTGGCGGCGATGGCCACTATACCGTGGCCCAGCGCTTCGGCCTGTATCGCTGGCATATTGTTGACCCCATCAGGTTTGAGAAAAGCCTGAAAGTAACCATCCAGGCACTGGGCTGGCGACACGACGGGCGTTATATGCCTTTGCAGGACGATATAGCATCCACCGTGTTTTGGTACCAGACCGGCCCAACTAACCCATTCCCCAAATTACCGTCGCGCGACGAACTGGAAGTAAACTGATGAAGCTATACAAAATTGCCAAAGGCATCCTGCTGGAGCATGAAGGTGCCGCTTACATTATTGATGATAGCTGGGATAAACTGGTAAACCGCGACAACCTGGCCGCCTACCTGCAATCCGTTATCGACGATACTACGCCGTTAACCGCTGGGGTATACCAGGAATTTACCAATAGCCGGGCACTGCCGCCCATTGGCACGCAGGAGGTTTGGGCTGCGGGCGTAACCTATTTAAAAAGCCGCGACGCCCGGATGGAAGAATCAGAAAGCTCGGGAGGGGCCAGTTTGTACGATAAGGTTTATGATGCCCCAAGACCCGAACTGTTTTTTAAAGCCACGCACTACCGGGTAAGCGGCCACGGCGGCGAGGTGTACATCCGTAAGGATTCGGAATGGAACGTGCCCGAGCCGGAATTGACCCTGTACATCAATAGCAAAGGCAATATCCAGGGCTATACCATTGGTAACGATATGAGTTCGCGCAGTATTGAGGGCGAAAATGCCCTGTACCTGCCGCAAGCCAAAATCTACGAAAAAAGTGCCGCACTTGGCCCTTGCTTATATGTAAGCGCAGAGCCATTGCCTGCTGATTCGGCCATCAAACTCCTCATCAAAAGAGATGGTGCCGCGGTGTACCAGGATGAAACCACCATATCGCGCATTAAACGCTCTTTTACCGAACTGGCGGGCTATTTATATGCCGAGTGCGATTTTCCGCAGGGTTGTTACCTCATGACGGGTACCTGCCTGGTGCCACCGCCAACGTTTACTTTACAGGTAGGTGATGAGGTTTATATTACGATAGACCACATCGGTACCATGATCAACACCATCGGTATTAACCCTAAACATAAATAATGGCATCATGAAAGGAGGTAAAGTTTTAGTGTTTGTTTTAACAATAGTAACGCTTACATCGTGCAAGGAGATGATGCCCAAGGCGCCTAAAGGCAGCTTTATATTTGACCTTAACTTTTTATTGCATCATGATAGTATTATTGTTTTAAAAACTAACAACGGTTTGGGCATGGTAGCAGTATCTCCCAAATACCAGGCTAAAGTATTTACATCCACAGCCGATGGCTTTAACGGCAAAAGTTTTGGCTGGATCAAATACGAAACCTTCGACCTGAAACAGCCCGACCCGCACATGAACGCTTTTGGCGGCGAAGACAGGCTTTGGCTTGGCCCCGAAGGGGGCAGGTTCTCGCTTTTCTTTAAACCGGGTACCCCAATGGAATTTGCTAACTGGCATACCCCGGCCGCGGTTGACAATGAAAGCTGGCAACTGGTTTCCTCGTCGGATACCCGTGCATCTATGAGTAAAACTACCCGGCTGCAAAACTATGCTGGCACGCAACTGGATATCAAACTCCAGAGGGATATCGAGATCATGGAACCGGAAGCAATTAACCGGTTGCTGGGCATCAGCCCGGATGCCACTATAAAACTGGTTGGCTTTAGCACCATAAACACCATTACCAACACCGGCAACACAGCCTGGGACGAAACCACCGGCGCGCCCTGTCTCTGGAACCTGGATATGTTTACCCCATCGCCTAAAACAGTTATTGTGGTGCCATATGTAGATAATGCCACCGGCAAGGTTGCCACCACCAATTACTTCGGCGAGATTGCTAACGACCGCATCACCTATAAGAAAGGCATCCTGTTGTTTAAAGCCGATGGCAAATCGCGCGGCAAGCTGGGCATCCCGCCAAACCGGGCCAAAAACATTGCCGGCAGCTATGATGCCAGCAACCGGGTACTAACCATTACCGTTTTTGATATTGACAACGGCGCCAGATACCTTAACCAGGAGTGGAAAACCGACACCGCCCCCTTTAGCGGCGATGCCGTAAACGCCTATAACGACGGCCCGCTGGCAGATGGCAAACAGATGGGCCCTTTTTACGAAATTGAAAGCGTATCGCCAGCCGCGTTTTTAAAACCCGGCCAAAAGCTGGCGCACAAGCACAGCGTATTCCACTTTACCGGGGACGAAAAAGCACTTAACACCATCGCCCTGAAAACGCTGGGTGTTTCAATAAAAGATATTACATCAGCATTAAAATAAAAGCAACCCAATAAACCAATTATACAAAACCCAATTATGTCAAAAAATAAAAATACGCTTGCTGTGGTCTTAATAACATCCCTGTTCTTT is drawn from Mucilaginibacter ginsenosidivorax and contains these coding sequences:
- a CDS encoding DUF1801 domain-containing protein, giving the protein MAKLPPKTNSQQVTEYIEKLDAPVAQIVQAIRQIVLSVNPEIGEEIKWNAPSFLYTGEMKPFNPKEYKRYIMVMNLHKRILLVFPSGAKVIDNTGLLEGDYADGRRLLYIKDMDDLKSKEAGMKKVISDWLAQVEK
- a CDS encoding glycoside hydrolase family 172 protein; translation: MKNYVLLLLSWMFVLLAAPVAFAQKKFNGLDVGLGNLYRTSDAKTRSISPENFNGEKGKGGMATTGTGANASRDLGQTWKVSPSVVIKKHSTFTIAEINESGAIQHIWMTPTGNWRYSILRFYWDDETTPAVEVPVGDFFCMGWGKYSPLASLAVAVNPGSAFNCYWPMPFRKKCRITMENIDDNDMVLYYQVDYTLTDIPDDAGYFHAQFRRTNPLPYKKDYVLVDSIVGKGQYVGTYLAYGSHKNGWWGEGEIKFFMDGDTKFPTINGTGTEDYFCGSYDFDTRHKDANGKEKNETEYTEFNTPYSGLAQVIGGDGHYTVAQRFGLYRWHIVDPIRFEKSLKVTIQALGWRHDGRYMPLQDDIASTVFWYQTGPTNPFPKLPSRDELEVN
- a CDS encoding fumarylacetoacetate hydrolase family protein, yielding MKLYKIAKGILLEHEGAAYIIDDSWDKLVNRDNLAAYLQSVIDDTTPLTAGVYQEFTNSRALPPIGTQEVWAAGVTYLKSRDARMEESESSGGASLYDKVYDAPRPELFFKATHYRVSGHGGEVYIRKDSEWNVPEPELTLYINSKGNIQGYTIGNDMSSRSIEGENALYLPQAKIYEKSAALGPCLYVSAEPLPADSAIKLLIKRDGAAVYQDETTISRIKRSFTELAGYLYAECDFPQGCYLMTGTCLVPPPTFTLQVGDEVYITIDHIGTMINTIGINPKHK
- a CDS encoding DUF6786 family protein; translation: MKGGKVLVFVLTIVTLTSCKEMMPKAPKGSFIFDLNFLLHHDSIIVLKTNNGLGMVAVSPKYQAKVFTSTADGFNGKSFGWIKYETFDLKQPDPHMNAFGGEDRLWLGPEGGRFSLFFKPGTPMEFANWHTPAAVDNESWQLVSSSDTRASMSKTTRLQNYAGTQLDIKLQRDIEIMEPEAINRLLGISPDATIKLVGFSTINTITNTGNTAWDETTGAPCLWNLDMFTPSPKTVIVVPYVDNATGKVATTNYFGEIANDRITYKKGILLFKADGKSRGKLGIPPNRAKNIAGSYDASNRVLTITVFDIDNGARYLNQEWKTDTAPFSGDAVNAYNDGPLADGKQMGPFYEIESVSPAAFLKPGQKLAHKHSVFHFTGDEKALNTIALKTLGVSIKDITSALK